The following proteins come from a genomic window of Anaerobutyricum hallii:
- a CDS encoding tRNA1(Val) (adenine(37)-N6)-methyltransferase — protein MELIQVKEKERIDDLQIKEYRIIQKTDGFCFGIDAVLLSDYAKVKKNSRGIDLCSGTGIVPILMDAKYPIAHVEGLEYQEDYAEMAERSVHMNGQSDRVHIAHGDVRQVKEKYKRESFDWVTCNPPYMTGAHGLKNPDYGKAIARHEITCSLEDVVQAAKWLLKPGGHFYMVHRPFRLAEIIYTLKQYKLEPKRMRLVHPYIDKEPNMVLIDCAKGGNPRITVDSPLIVYNKDGSYTDEIYQIYGEMKN, from the coding sequence ATGGAATTAATACAAGTAAAAGAAAAGGAGCGCATCGATGACCTTCAAATAAAAGAGTATCGTATTATCCAGAAGACCGATGGCTTTTGTTTTGGCATTGATGCAGTACTTCTTTCTGATTATGCCAAAGTAAAAAAGAATAGTCGAGGAATCGATCTTTGTAGTGGTACGGGGATTGTTCCAATACTCATGGATGCAAAGTACCCGATTGCTCATGTAGAAGGTTTAGAATATCAGGAAGACTATGCGGAGATGGCAGAGCGTTCTGTTCATATGAATGGACAGAGTGACAGGGTACACATCGCCCATGGAGATGTCCGTCAGGTAAAAGAAAAGTATAAAAGAGAAAGCTTTGACTGGGTAACCTGTAATCCTCCTTATATGACAGGGGCGCATGGACTTAAGAATCCTGATTACGGAAAGGCAATCGCACGACATGAGATTACCTGTTCTCTTGAAGATGTAGTACAGGCTGCGAAGTGGTTATTAAAGCCGGGAGGACATTTTTACATGGTACACAGACCATTTCGACTGGCAGAAATCATTTATACATTAAAGCAATATAAATTAGAACCTAAAAGAATGAGACTTGTACATCCTTACATTGATAAAGAGCCGAATATGGTTCTTATTGATTGTGCAAAAGGCGGAAATCCGAGAATTACGGTGGATTCACCATTGATTGTATATAATAAAGATGGTTCTTATACCGATGAGATCTATCAGATATATGGAGAGATGAAGAATTAA
- the rsmI gene encoding 16S rRNA (cytidine(1402)-2'-O)-methyltransferase — MAGTLYLCATPIGNLEDMTFRAVRILKEVDLIAAEDTRNSIKLLNHFEIKTKMTSYHEYNKVDKAVYLVNKLKEGLNIAVITDAGTPGISDPGEELVRQCYEAGITVTSLPGACACITALTMSGQPTRRFAFEAFLPYDKKERAQILENLRNETRTIIIYEAPHHLKKTLKECREYLGNRNMTVCKELTKRYEQKRKSTLDEMIAYYEDNEPRGEYVLIFEGKSLQELKEEKQQEWNQLTVQEHMEHYLEKGMDKKSAMKQVAKDRGVSKRDIYQELLQSN; from the coding sequence ATGGCAGGAACATTATATTTATGTGCTACGCCGATTGGTAATCTTGAAGACATGACCTTTCGGGCGGTACGAATTTTAAAAGAAGTGGATCTGATAGCGGCAGAAGATACAAGAAACAGTATAAAGCTTTTAAATCATTTTGAGATAAAGACAAAGATGACCAGCTATCATGAATATAACAAAGTTGATAAAGCAGTTTATCTTGTAAATAAGTTAAAAGAGGGATTAAATATAGCAGTAATTACGGATGCAGGAACACCGGGGATCTCAGATCCGGGAGAAGAATTAGTAAGACAGTGCTATGAAGCAGGAATTACAGTGACTTCTCTTCCTGGTGCCTGTGCCTGCATTACAGCTCTTACCATGTCTGGGCAGCCAACAAGAAGATTTGCATTTGAAGCATTTTTACCGTATGACAAAAAAGAAAGAGCGCAGATTCTAGAGAATCTTCGCAATGAGACAAGAACGATTATTATTTACGAAGCGCCGCATCATTTAAAGAAGACTTTGAAAGAGTGCAGGGAATATCTTGGTAACCGAAATATGACGGTATGTAAGGAACTGACGAAGCGATATGAACAGAAGCGCAAGTCAACTCTCGATGAAATGATCGCTTATTATGAGGATAACGAGCCAAGAGGGGAGTATGTTTTAATCTTTGAGGGAAAGAGTTTACAGGAACTGAAAGAAGAAAAACAACAGGAGTGGAATCAGCTTACTGTGCAGGAACATATGGAGCATTATCTTGAAAAAGGGATGGATAAAAAGAGTGCGATGAAACAGGTGGCAAAAGACCGCGGAGTAAGTAAAAGGGATATTTATCAGGAATTGCTGCAGTCAAATTAA
- a CDS encoding diguanylate cyclase → MVEKIKSVPIRQKLLIPMLFLVIIENLLLVGAIFGSRLLSYVENKEKAIFYEKVSNRKNYLENEMLTRWSNVSSTVEEINNTAQKLIDTNVISLKTLDDSSEDCLPLLEKSSSKLINLIRTNQVTGAFIVLNTDNLEIKKEKGIFENKPGIYLRDFDPSSTPSQKNEDLLFKYAPKALTQSMNISHGKTWRPLFEFQKTGDYGAYLYEPFQAALKEANPEKISLKDFGYWSMPYKLYDDSLEVISYSVPLILNDGTIYGVLGVEISLDYLQKQLPNTELLDNEQGSYLMGVESGKAGEFQNILINGMVYSQTAGNQKTTQIIQKGEDYIIKNQDKIMYADAEYINLYGENTEFTNQKWALIGIVPKDKLLVFSERIIKTLASAIMLSLLIGIVGAVIISSTISKPVTRLIRHVKSIRLSEEMQFIQTGIEEVDHLSQSLKNLNEEVGDTARRFSRIINMASIELAGFEINRKEGTVYFTGKFAEMFRLEKESFYDSFSDITSIEMFEMLMKKLKEYEVEEKAQKENEVIYLIPDVKPHYLRLTLNDTGDYCSGLVENITDMVIEKEQIEYERDHDLLTGLLNRRAFHRIMKELFWQGEATLKIAALVMIDLDGLKYVNDTYGHTYGDQYIKSAAEVFEESVPEDTLISRPGGDEFYILFYGYSSRGEIQRYLDQLEKDIKDQSILLPNGEPFVLHLSAGVAWYPDDTTDRKEFMQYADFAMYQIKRTVKDQFGDFDKEAYRTSQEQYNKEKD, encoded by the coding sequence ATGGTGGAGAAGATAAAGAGTGTTCCAATCAGGCAGAAATTATTAATACCGATGCTTTTTTTAGTGATCATAGAAAATCTTTTGTTGGTTGGAGCTATTTTCGGAAGCAGACTCCTTTCCTATGTGGAAAATAAAGAAAAAGCAATTTTTTATGAGAAAGTAAGCAATCGAAAGAATTATCTGGAAAATGAAATGCTGACTAGGTGGTCTAATGTAAGCAGCACTGTGGAGGAGATAAATAATACTGCACAAAAGCTGATAGATACCAACGTAATTTCATTGAAAACGTTAGATGACAGTTCGGAAGATTGTCTTCCCCTATTGGAGAAAAGTTCTTCAAAACTGATTAATTTAATAAGGACCAATCAGGTAACAGGTGCTTTTATTGTTTTAAATACAGATAATCTGGAAATAAAAAAAGAAAAAGGTATTTTTGAAAATAAACCAGGAATTTATCTGAGAGATTTTGATCCTTCCTCCACTCCATCTCAAAAAAATGAGGATTTACTGTTTAAATATGCACCGAAAGCATTGACGCAGAGTATGAATATTTCTCATGGTAAGACATGGAGACCATTGTTTGAATTTCAAAAGACAGGTGATTATGGGGCATATTTATATGAGCCGTTTCAGGCAGCTTTAAAAGAAGCAAATCCTGAAAAAATAAGCTTAAAAGACTTTGGGTACTGGAGTATGCCATATAAACTTTATGATGACAGTCTGGAAGTGATTTCTTATTCCGTGCCTCTGATTTTGAATGACGGAACAATCTATGGAGTATTAGGAGTCGAAATTTCGCTTGATTATCTGCAAAAACAGCTTCCAAATACTGAATTGCTAGATAATGAACAGGGTTCGTATCTTATGGGGGTTGAGAGTGGTAAAGCAGGAGAGTTTCAGAATATTTTGATTAATGGAATGGTTTATTCACAGACAGCAGGCAATCAGAAAACAACGCAAATCATACAAAAAGGTGAAGATTACATTATTAAAAATCAGGATAAGATAATGTATGCAGATGCCGAATATATTAATTTGTACGGAGAAAATACAGAATTTACGAATCAGAAATGGGCATTGATAGGAATTGTTCCAAAGGATAAACTACTTGTATTTTCCGAAAGAATTATAAAGACTTTAGCAAGCGCTATAATGCTTTCTTTACTGATAGGTATCGTCGGAGCGGTTATTATCAGTTCAACGATTTCAAAACCGGTTACCCGCTTGATACGACATGTAAAAAGTATAAGACTTTCAGAGGAAATGCAGTTTATTCAGACCGGAATAGAAGAAGTAGATCATCTTTCCCAATCTCTTAAAAATCTAAATGAAGAAGTTGGAGATACGGCGAGAAGATTTTCGCGAATTATTAACATGGCGAGTATCGAACTTGCGGGATTTGAGATTAATCGTAAAGAAGGAACTGTTTATTTTACAGGAAAGTTTGCTGAAATGTTTCGCCTTGAAAAAGAAAGTTTCTATGATAGTTTCTCTGATATAACTTCAATAGAAATGTTTGAAATGCTCATGAAAAAGTTGAAAGAGTATGAAGTAGAGGAAAAGGCACAAAAAGAGAATGAAGTAATCTATCTGATTCCAGATGTAAAGCCACATTATCTTCGCCTTACACTGAATGATACCGGAGATTATTGTAGTGGATTGGTTGAAAATATAACAGATATGGTGATAGAAAAAGAACAGATTGAATATGAGAGAGACCATGATTTGCTTACAGGTCTGTTAAACCGCAGAGCGTTTCACCGCATTATGAAGGAGCTATTCTGGCAGGGAGAAGCCACATTAAAGATTGCTGCTCTTGTTATGATTGATTTAGATGGATTAAAATATGTGAATGATACATATGGTCATACATATGGAGATCAGTATATTAAGAGTGCAGCAGAAGTATTTGAGGAGTCTGTACCGGAAGATACTCTAATATCCCGTCCGGGTGGTGACGAGTTTTATATTTTATTTTACGGGTATTCAAGCAGGGGAGAGATACAGAGATATTTAGATCAGCTCGAAAAAGATATCAAAGATCAGTCAATACTTTTACCAAATGGAGAACCATTTGTGTTGCATTTGTCAGCAGGAGTAGCATGGTATCCGGATGATACAACAGATAGAAAAGAATTTATGCAGTATGCGGATTTTGCAATGTATCAGATTAAACGTACAGTGAAGGATCAGTTTGGTGACTTTGATAAAGAAGCATATCGTACAAGTCAGGAACAATATAATAAAGAAAAAGACTGA
- a CDS encoding aminotransferase class I/II-fold pyridoxal phosphate-dependent enzyme: MNTPIYNKLKELDSEKRIPFHMPGHKRTDFGAFFGIEKMDITEITDYDNLHEPEGIIRESMDLVKDIFKSTESWYLVGGSTLGILVSISSVCKPGDKILIGRNCHKAVYNCIRLLQLEAVYCYADISQKYDVCVDMKPEMVEKKLKENPGIKAVVLTSPTYEGVVSDIKGIKKTIQPYGIPLIVDEAHGAHFVFDKYFPDSATKQGADLVIQSTHKTLPSFTQTAVLHLCSDLIKKEQVEEMIDIYETSSPSYLLMASAEYGIMYMKEEKEQLAQYVDNLKIFRKKCEQLQKIELLDQKKLGCFAYDNGKLVFSVKNCGINGKELFYLLYDKYHIELEMENLTYGIAMTSVCDTKENFEKLWAAISEIDRMCDCREKQNELEKKTQAEGLIGENFATKNVEFVYPPKMMESWQCRGRQVENIKLSDAVGRISGKYVMIYPPGVPILVPGEKILKETVENISQYLYNGYNVLGLSKEDQVQVLLKGDFIR; encoded by the coding sequence ATGAATACACCAATATATAATAAATTAAAAGAGCTAGACTCAGAAAAAAGAATACCTTTTCATATGCCGGGCCACAAAAGAACAGATTTTGGGGCTTTTTTTGGTATAGAAAAAATGGATATTACAGAAATTACAGATTATGATAATCTTCATGAACCAGAAGGTATAATCAGAGAATCTATGGATTTAGTAAAAGATATATTTAAAAGTACAGAATCCTGGTATCTTGTTGGAGGTAGTACTCTTGGGATTCTTGTATCTATTTCTTCGGTATGTAAGCCGGGAGATAAGATTTTAATAGGCAGAAACTGCCATAAAGCGGTTTATAACTGTATTCGACTTTTACAGTTAGAGGCCGTTTATTGTTATGCAGACATTTCACAAAAATATGATGTATGTGTTGATATGAAACCTGAGATGGTAGAAAAGAAATTAAAGGAGAATCCGGGAATAAAAGCAGTTGTACTTACTTCCCCTACTTATGAAGGGGTTGTGAGCGATATTAAAGGAATTAAAAAGACTATTCAACCATATGGGATTCCATTAATTGTAGATGAAGCACATGGAGCACATTTTGTTTTTGATAAATATTTTCCTGACAGCGCAACAAAACAGGGGGCTGATCTGGTGATTCAAAGTACGCATAAAACATTGCCTTCGTTTACACAGACAGCAGTATTGCATCTTTGTTCGGATTTAATAAAAAAAGAGCAGGTGGAGGAAATGATAGATATTTATGAAACGTCTAGTCCTTCGTATCTTTTAATGGCATCTGCAGAGTATGGAATTATGTATATGAAAGAGGAGAAAGAACAACTTGCTCAATATGTGGATAACCTCAAAATTTTCCGAAAGAAATGTGAACAACTTCAAAAAATCGAATTACTTGATCAAAAAAAGTTGGGATGTTTTGCATACGATAATGGAAAGTTAGTATTTTCCGTAAAGAATTGTGGGATTAATGGAAAAGAATTATTTTATTTATTATACGATAAATATCATATTGAATTGGAGATGGAGAATCTTACTTATGGAATTGCCATGACATCTGTATGTGATACAAAAGAAAATTTTGAGAAGTTATGGGCTGCAATTTCTGAAATAGACAGAATGTGTGACTGTAGAGAAAAACAAAATGAATTGGAAAAGAAAACCCAGGCAGAAGGTTTGATAGGAGAAAATTTTGCAACAAAAAATGTGGAGTTCGTATATCCGCCGAAAATGATGGAATCATGGCAATGTCGGGGACGGCAGGTAGAGAATATAAAGTTATCTGATGCAGTAGGAAGAATTTCCGGGAAATATGTGATGATTTATCCTCCAGGAGTGCCAATATTAGTTCCGGGAGAAAAAATACTGAAAGAAACAGTGGAAAATATCAGTCAATATTTATATAATGGATATAATGTACTTGGATTATCTAAAGAGGATCAGGTGCAGGTACTTCTGAAGGGAGATTTTATTAGATGA
- a CDS encoding PSP1 domain-containing protein produces the protein MAKVIGVRFRDNGKIYYFSSEQFEVEVGQNVIVETARGVEYGRVVLGNREIHDEKIISTLKPVIRIATEDDDKIQANNKIKSKEAYGICLEKIKKHELEMKLIDCEYTFDNNKVLFYFTADGRIDFRELVKDLASVFKTRIELRQIGVRDETKIKGGIGICGRSLCCNTFLSEFVPVSIKMAKEQNLSLNPTKISGVCGRLMCCLKNEQDTYEYLNSKLPNVGDEVKTSTGVKGIVQEVSVLRQRVKLLVTDEKGEKELIDYKVDDLVFRPRKRREKVKMDDELKKLEAMEKKERKSKL, from the coding sequence ATGGCCAAAGTAATAGGAGTTCGTTTTAGAGACAATGGTAAGATATATTATTTTTCTTCTGAACAGTTTGAGGTAGAAGTAGGACAGAATGTTATCGTAGAAACTGCACGTGGTGTGGAGTATGGAAGAGTGGTACTTGGAAATCGTGAAATTCATGATGAGAAGATTATTTCTACGCTAAAACCAGTTATTCGAATTGCAACAGAAGATGATGATAAAATACAGGCAAATAATAAGATCAAGAGTAAAGAAGCATACGGTATTTGTCTTGAAAAGATTAAAAAACATGAGTTGGAAATGAAGCTTATCGACTGTGAATACACATTTGATAATAATAAAGTATTATTTTATTTCACTGCAGATGGAAGAATTGATTTTCGTGAGCTTGTTAAAGATCTGGCATCTGTCTTTAAGACAAGAATCGAGTTAAGACAGATTGGTGTAAGAGATGAGACAAAGATTAAAGGTGGAATCGGAATTTGTGGAAGAAGTCTTTGCTGTAATACATTTTTATCTGAGTTTGTTCCGGTATCGATCAAGATGGCAAAAGAGCAGAATCTTTCCCTGAATCCCACAAAGATTTCCGGAGTTTGCGGAAGACTTATGTGCTGCCTGAAAAATGAGCAGGATACGTATGAGTATCTTAACAGCAAGCTTCCGAATGTAGGAGATGAAGTGAAAACGTCAACGGGTGTCAAGGGAATTGTTCAGGAAGTCAGTGTATTGCGACAGAGAGTGAAACTTTTGGTAACAGATGAAAAAGGAGAAAAGGAACTTATAGATTATAAAGTAGATGATCTTGTTTTCCGTCCTCGCAAGCGCAGAGAAAAAGTAAAAATGGATGATGAACTTAAAAAGTTAGAAGCGATGGAGAAGAAGGAAAGAAAGTCAAAATTATAA
- the alr gene encoding alanine racemase, which translates to MEEYLRTYCEIDLKAIRENYINIKKKTGDNAMTMAVIKADGYGHGAVEVAHYLSDIADYFGVATIDEGVELRKAGLKQPILLLGYNSPSLYYKNLEYGVDQTIYCYDTAKAMSEAAVKAGKTARIHIALDTGMTRIGLSPDEKGLAIVEQIAKLPNIKIEGLFTHLSCADMTDKAYTESQMKRYDYFVELLDKAGIEIPVKHICNSAAIMEYDNHRYDMARAGIILYGMYPSDEVDFSNLELTPAMSWYSHVVNIMEPEMERGVSYGATYVVDHPCRLATVSVGYADGYARSLSNKGWVLIHGKKAPIVGRVCMDQMMVDITDIPDVKLEDIVTLIGKDGANSISVEDMANLAGSFNYEFVCDVGKRVPRVYKK; encoded by the coding sequence ATGGAAGAATACTTGCGGACCTATTGTGAAATTGATTTAAAAGCAATCAGGGAGAATTATATAAATATCAAAAAGAAGACTGGAGACAATGCAATGACAATGGCTGTTATAAAAGCAGATGGTTATGGTCATGGCGCTGTAGAAGTGGCACATTATCTTAGTGATATCGCAGATTATTTTGGTGTTGCTACGATTGATGAGGGAGTAGAACTGAGAAAGGCAGGATTAAAGCAGCCGATTTTACTTCTTGGTTATAATTCCCCTTCTCTTTATTATAAGAATTTAGAGTATGGAGTAGACCAGACAATTTACTGTTATGATACGGCGAAAGCAATGTCCGAAGCTGCTGTGAAGGCTGGAAAGACGGCTAGAATTCACATCGCATTAGATACAGGAATGACAAGAATCGGTTTATCTCCGGATGAGAAAGGGCTTGCTATTGTGGAGCAGATTGCGAAGCTGCCTAATATAAAAATCGAGGGATTATTTACCCATTTATCCTGTGCAGATATGACAGATAAGGCATATACAGAAAGCCAGATGAAGAGATATGATTATTTTGTAGAACTGCTTGATAAAGCAGGAATCGAGATTCCGGTAAAACATATTTGTAACAGTGCCGCTATCATGGAATATGATAACCATCGTTATGATATGGCAAGAGCAGGAATTATTCTTTACGGAATGTACCCTTCTGATGAGGTGGATTTTTCTAATTTAGAGTTAACACCAGCAATGAGCTGGTATTCACATGTAGTGAATATTATGGAGCCGGAGATGGAACGTGGTGTAAGTTATGGAGCAACCTACGTAGTTGATCATCCATGTCGTCTGGCAACAGTGTCGGTTGGATATGCGGATGGATATGCAAGAAGTCTTTCGAATAAAGGCTGGGTATTAATTCATGGAAAGAAGGCTCCAATCGTAGGAAGAGTATGTATGGATCAGATGATGGTAGATATTACAGATATTCCGGATGTAAAGCTTGAAGATATCGTAACCCTGATTGGAAAAGACGGTGCTAATTCTATCAGTGTAGAGGATATGGCAAATCTTGCAGGAAGCTTTAATTATGAATTTGTATGTGATGTGGGAAAGAGGGTTCCGAGAGTATACAAAAAATAA
- a CDS encoding ATP-binding protein codes for MADINDILGNERVKEHFIAAVHHKKISHAYIIEGDKGSGKKMLAAAFSKILQCETRQKTEEERACNQCESCIQMENKDHPDVIWVSHEKAGVISVGEIREQVVNTVDIMPYKGPYKIYIIDEAEKMNVAAQNAILKTIEEPPEYAIIFLLTTNRGAFLDTILSRCILLETKPVSGKMIERYLGERYKIPEEEAEFAAGFSLGNIGKAESIILSEEFRELKDLTLDILRYIHEIESYEIADKVKEYKKYKARIDDFFDIFLMWFRDILLLKADTSPNKDIARRKIIFKNEYVSLRKQADKLKMDSIDYIINRINRARIRIKSNVNFDATLELLIVEARREF; via the coding sequence ATGGCTGATATAAATGATATTTTAGGAAATGAAAGAGTGAAAGAACATTTTATTGCTGCTGTGCATCATAAAAAGATTTCCCATGCCTATATTATTGAAGGGGATAAGGGAAGTGGAAAGAAGATGCTTGCGGCCGCCTTTTCTAAAATATTGCAATGTGAAACAAGGCAGAAAACAGAGGAAGAAAGAGCTTGTAATCAATGCGAATCATGTATACAGATGGAAAATAAAGACCATCCAGATGTGATATGGGTTTCTCACGAAAAAGCGGGAGTGATCAGTGTCGGAGAAATAAGAGAACAAGTCGTAAATACTGTAGATATTATGCCGTATAAAGGTCCGTATAAAATTTATATAATAGATGAAGCAGAGAAGATGAATGTGGCAGCACAGAATGCGATTTTAAAGACGATCGAGGAACCACCGGAATATGCGATTATTTTTTTATTGACAACAAATCGTGGAGCTTTTTTAGATACCATACTTTCAAGATGTATTCTTCTTGAAACGAAGCCGGTATCGGGAAAAATGATTGAAAGATATTTAGGAGAGCGATACAAAATTCCGGAAGAGGAAGCAGAATTTGCAGCAGGATTTTCTCTTGGAAATATAGGAAAGGCCGAATCTATCATATTGTCTGAAGAATTTCGGGAATTAAAAGATTTGACATTAGATATTTTACGATATATTCATGAGATTGAAAGTTACGAAATTGCAGATAAAGTAAAAGAATATAAAAAATACAAAGCTCGGATTGATGATTTTTTTGATATCTTTCTTATGTGGTTTCGAGACATTTTATTATTAAAAGCGGATACGTCACCGAATAAAGATATAGCCAGAAGGAAGATTATTTTTAAAAATGAGTATGTATCTTTGAGAAAACAGGCAGACAAATTAAAGATGGATTCGATCGACTATATTATTAATAGAATAAATCGTGCACGAATCCGGATAAAATCAAACGTAAATTTTGATGCAACGCTGGAATTGCTTATTGTGGAAGCAAGGAGAGAATTTTAA
- a CDS encoding extracellular solute-binding protein, which translates to MKDSIVAAVKHRTGAKAIPSIFAGYADTAYEVDKLGYVVDLKEYLTEKEQDKYIKSYIEEGEFSGDGSLKILPTAKSTEVFMLNKTDWNKFAKATGADINDLKTIEGVTQTAQSYYEWTDSQTKKKNDGKAFFGRDAVANYFLIGAKQLGTEIFSVKNGKVTLNFDKEVIRKIWDNYYVPFVKGYFAASGKFRSDDINTGNILSFVGSSAGATFFPDEVIVDDTKSYPIDMEVLEAPKFEGGENYAVQQGAGMAVTKTDDKQMYASVQFLKWFTEDEKNIQFSVASGYLPVTKTANDVKKIEKTTDLTGNNELSIVKVAIDTVNHNTLYTTKAFENGTDARNILEYAMSDKASADRKTVVKRLEKGESFDEAVKDFVSDSNFDTWYEETKAELEKLVK; encoded by the coding sequence TTGAAGGATAGTATTGTTGCAGCAGTAAAGCATCGGACCGGAGCTAAAGCGATTCCAAGTATTTTTGCAGGATATGCAGATACAGCATATGAGGTAGATAAGCTTGGTTATGTGGTAGATTTAAAAGAGTATCTGACAGAGAAAGAACAGGATAAATATATCAAAAGTTATATAGAAGAAGGGGAATTTTCTGGAGATGGAAGCCTAAAAATTCTTCCTACAGCAAAGTCAACAGAAGTTTTTATGTTAAATAAGACAGACTGGAATAAGTTTGCAAAAGCTACAGGTGCCGATATTAATGATTTAAAGACAATAGAAGGTGTGACGCAAACAGCACAGTCTTATTATGAATGGACAGACAGCCAGACAAAAAAGAAGAATGATGGAAAAGCATTTTTTGGAAGAGATGCGGTGGCGAATTATTTTCTTATTGGTGCAAAACAGTTAGGTACAGAGATTTTTTCAGTAAAAAACGGAAAGGTTACGCTTAACTTTGATAAAGAGGTTATTCGAAAAATCTGGGATAATTATTATGTGCCATTTGTAAAAGGATACTTTGCAGCTTCTGGTAAATTTAGAAGTGATGATATTAATACGGGTAATATTCTTTCATTTGTGGGATCTTCTGCCGGAGCGACATTTTTCCCTGATGAAGTCATTGTGGATGATACAAAGAGTTATCCGATTGATATGGAAGTACTTGAAGCTCCTAAGTTTGAGGGCGGAGAGAATTATGCAGTACAGCAGGGAGCGGGTATGGCAGTAACAAAGACGGATGATAAGCAAATGTATGCATCTGTTCAGTTCTTAAAATGGTTTACAGAAGATGAGAAAAATATTCAGTTCTCTGTGGCCTCTGGTTATCTGCCAGTAACGAAAACAGCAAATGACGTTAAAAAGATTGAGAAGACAACAGATTTGACAGGAAATAATGAATTGTCAATTGTTAAGGTAGCAATTGATACAGTAAATCATAATACATTGTATACTACAAAAGCTTTTGAGAATGGAACAGATGCAAGAAATATTCTGGAATATGCTATGTCTGATAAAGCAAGTGCAGACAGAAAGACGGTAGTAAAACGTCTGGAAAAAGGTGAGTCTTTCGATGAGGCGGTAAAGGATTTTGTAAGTGACAGCAATTTTGATACATGGTATGAGGAAACGAAGGCTGAACTTGAAAAGCTTGTAAAATAA
- the tmk gene encoding dTMP kinase: MKGLFIVMEGPDGSGKTTQINLLEQYLKEAGYECLITREPGGTVIGEEVRELILNPEYKEMSPVTEMLLYAASRAQLVHEVIGPALEAGRIVISDRFVDSSIVYQGIARNLGISTVAAVNAPGIGIYRPDGIFFIDLSEAEGIRRKKNQKKLDRMEQESIDFHHLVSEGYRKVLAERPEVIKIDGGKDIDVIQKKIRNHVDELLKKKNR, from the coding sequence ATGAAGGGATTATTTATTGTGATGGAGGGTCCGGATGGTTCCGGAAAGACTACACAAATAAATTTGTTAGAGCAATATTTAAAAGAAGCAGGATATGAATGTCTGATTACAAGAGAGCCGGGAGGAACGGTAATAGGAGAAGAGGTAAGGGAGTTAATTCTTAATCCGGAATATAAGGAGATGTCTCCGGTTACAGAGATGCTTCTTTATGCGGCATCCAGGGCACAGCTTGTACATGAGGTAATCGGACCGGCTTTAGAAGCAGGAAGAATTGTTATAAGTGATCGTTTTGTAGATTCATCGATTGTTTATCAGGGAATCGCAAGAAATCTTGGGATTTCTACGGTAGCAGCTGTAAATGCACCAGGAATCGGTATTTATCGTCCGGATGGGATTTTCTTTATTGATTTATCAGAGGCAGAGGGAATTCGCCGCAAGAAGAATCAGAAGAAGCTTGACCGCATGGAGCAGGAGAGTATAGACTTTCATCATCTGGTTTCGGAAGGATATCGTAAGGTACTTGCAGAACGACCGGAAGTTATTAAAATTGATGGTGGAAAAGACATTGATGTTATCCAGAAAAAGATTCGCAATCATGTGGATGAATTATTAAAGAAAAAGAATCGTTAA